Proteins from a genomic interval of Halorubrum depositum:
- a CDS encoding DUF7846 domain-containing protein has product MASPPALRRLRRSARRLASGARVRLAETDRLTLSAALVALATGALTFLVAATLFRYHSVNHDEAVYLTQAALLLSGQLEIHAGALADAVHPWFFIEDGGRLYPKYNPVPAAMYAASMALFGEPRVTLAAVAAGNAALVYLLGSTIFDRRVGLAAAVCFVASPLALVTSSVFLPYAPTTLLNLLFAVAYLRGVRDRSLPLAGLAGVAIGLAFFARPYTAVLFAAPFILHALWRVAGAVREFGAAREAGIWPFPGPIRRHGLTALLGILFVGVTLAYNLRMTGSPLTFPYEAFAPMDGPGFGERRILGHSEAYTPELALRSNGYALWYLATRWVVAGPLGTLLALTGGGLAARRWLSGRRALGFGDGNVGRGGAPTRRFERTAGLLLVGVAGSVAVGNLFFWGTNNLLATLSDPTDGLVAGFGPFYHFDLLVPLSIFAGVAVVAGGRRLSRLRARLASRVTPGTARAVVVAVAVLAVLGGALGAAAAAEAPLDRHASHAEKYETAYAPIEAAEFDDDLVFVPTPYGEWLNHPFQALRNDPGLDGPVVYALDRDPAEDFAVIDAYPDRDLRRYAYRGEWTPDPNRHVAPKLEPLDVREGARIDATATVGVPDRVRRAVVRLETARGDGSAEYDVRDPDGSLTADWSLTPAGATLDGAPNQTVPIDPAGDEVIVTVTLVDPAGSTFTYRQEATVRESDGRVEAVWPPERFVCRLTTECGTEGTYLSDDPEAHPEWVAFETDAEASEER; this is encoded by the coding sequence GTGGCTTCTCCTCCGGCCCTCCGCCGTCTCCGTCGGTCCGCCCGCCGACTCGCGAGCGGCGCGCGCGTTCGGCTCGCCGAGACCGACCGGCTGACGCTTTCGGCCGCCCTCGTCGCCCTCGCGACGGGAGCGCTCACCTTCCTCGTCGCCGCGACGCTGTTCCGCTACCACTCCGTCAACCACGACGAGGCGGTGTACCTCACGCAGGCCGCGCTGCTGCTCTCCGGGCAGCTCGAGATCCACGCCGGCGCGCTGGCCGACGCCGTCCACCCGTGGTTCTTTATCGAGGACGGGGGACGGCTCTACCCGAAGTACAACCCCGTCCCCGCCGCGATGTACGCCGCGTCGATGGCGCTGTTCGGCGAGCCGCGGGTGACGCTCGCGGCGGTCGCCGCCGGCAACGCGGCGCTCGTGTACCTGCTCGGGTCGACGATATTCGACCGGCGGGTCGGCCTCGCGGCCGCCGTCTGCTTCGTCGCGTCGCCGCTGGCGCTCGTCACCTCTTCGGTGTTCCTCCCGTACGCGCCGACGACGCTGTTGAACCTGCTGTTCGCGGTCGCGTACCTCCGAGGCGTCCGCGACCGGTCGCTCCCGCTCGCCGGGCTCGCGGGCGTCGCGATCGGGCTCGCCTTCTTCGCCCGGCCGTACACGGCTGTCCTGTTCGCGGCGCCGTTCATCCTGCACGCGCTCTGGCGAGTCGCCGGCGCGGTCCGCGAGTTCGGCGCGGCTCGCGAGGCCGGCATTTGGCCCTTTCCCGGCCCGATCCGTCGCCACGGGCTCACGGCGCTTCTCGGGATCCTGTTCGTCGGCGTCACCCTCGCGTACAACCTCCGGATGACCGGCTCCCCCCTGACCTTCCCGTACGAGGCGTTCGCGCCGATGGACGGTCCCGGATTCGGCGAGCGCCGGATCCTCGGGCACAGCGAGGCGTACACGCCCGAACTTGCTCTCCGCTCGAACGGATATGCGCTGTGGTACCTCGCAACACGCTGGGTCGTCGCCGGGCCGCTCGGCACGCTGCTCGCACTCACTGGCGGCGGGCTGGCCGCGCGCCGCTGGTTGTCGGGGCGGCGCGCGCTCGGATTCGGTGACGGGAACGTCGGACGCGGCGGCGCCCCTACTCGGCGATTCGAGCGAACCGCCGGGCTCCTCCTCGTCGGCGTCGCCGGCTCCGTCGCCGTCGGGAACCTCTTCTTCTGGGGGACGAACAACCTCCTCGCGACGCTCTCGGACCCGACGGACGGGCTGGTCGCCGGCTTCGGACCGTTCTACCACTTCGACCTCCTCGTTCCGCTGTCGATATTCGCCGGCGTCGCCGTCGTCGCCGGCGGGCGAAGACTCTCCCGGCTCCGCGCGCGGCTCGCGTCCCGGGTCACGCCGGGAACCGCGCGGGCGGTCGTCGTCGCGGTCGCGGTCCTCGCGGTCCTCGGCGGAGCGCTCGGCGCGGCCGCCGCGGCCGAGGCGCCGCTCGACCGGCACGCGTCGCACGCCGAGAAGTACGAGACGGCCTACGCGCCGATCGAGGCGGCGGAGTTCGACGACGACCTCGTCTTCGTCCCCACGCCGTACGGCGAGTGGCTCAACCACCCCTTCCAGGCGCTCCGGAACGATCCCGGACTGGACGGTCCGGTCGTGTACGCGCTCGACCGCGATCCGGCCGAGGATTTCGCGGTGATCGACGCGTACCCCGACCGCGACCTCCGCCGCTACGCGTATCGGGGGGAGTGGACGCCGGACCCGAACCGACACGTCGCCCCCAAACTCGAACCGCTCGACGTCCGCGAGGGGGCGCGGATCGACGCGACGGCGACCGTCGGCGTCCCGGACCGCGTCCGGCGCGCGGTGGTCCGGCTGGAGACCGCACGCGGTGACGGTAGCGCCGAGTACGACGTGCGCGACCCCGACGGATCGCTCACGGCCGACTGGTCGCTGACGCCCGCGGGCGCGACGTTGGACGGGGCTCCGAACCAAACCGTCCCGATCGACCCGGCGGGCGACGAGGTGATCGTGACGGTGACGCTCGTCGACCCCGCGGGCTCGACGTTCACCTACCGGCAGGAGGCGACGGTTCGGGAGTCCGACGGGAGGGTCGAGGCCGTCTGGCCGCCGGAGCGCTTCGTCTGTCGGCTCACGACCGAGTGCGGGACGGAGGGGACGTATCTGTCGGACGACCCGGAGGCGCACCCGGAGTGGGTCGCCTTCGAGACGGACGCCGAGGCGAGCGAGGAGCGGTGA
- a CDS encoding extracellular solute-binding protein encodes MTHHFPDDVDRRRFLAATGALGVAGLAGCMGGDDESDDGDDGGAEGSIGQIGSGRAGRGAPGGTPIAEMPDLEGELTVYSGRGEFLVGELVEYIDDQYDDFDLTVRYGGSTDLVNQIANEGEGSPADVFYSVNAGSLGALADEGRTQALPSEVTEMVRSEFRTEQWIGTSGRARTVPYNTEEFSDDDLPDDVMAYPEEFDGSLGWAPSYGSCQAFVTAMRLIEGPEATRDWLESIVESGISSYPDEFAACQAIADGEIDAAFTNHYYTQRVLDGNPNASIGTAFTSGDAGAVFNVAGAAVIDTAADGTLAGNFVRHLLSAEAQDYFARTTFEYPLIPEVEPIGDLPTIDELDVPDIDLTQLSDLEPTIDLMREAGVEV; translated from the coding sequence ATGACTCACCACTTCCCGGACGACGTGGATCGCCGGCGGTTCCTCGCGGCCACGGGCGCGCTCGGCGTGGCCGGGCTCGCCGGCTGTATGGGCGGCGACGACGAGAGCGACGACGGCGACGACGGCGGCGCAGAGGGGTCGATCGGACAGATCGGCTCCGGCCGCGCGGGTCGCGGTGCCCCCGGCGGTACCCCCATCGCCGAGATGCCCGACCTGGAGGGCGAGCTCACGGTGTACTCCGGTCGCGGCGAGTTCCTCGTCGGCGAGCTCGTCGAGTACATCGACGACCAGTACGACGACTTCGACCTGACCGTCCGGTACGGCGGCTCCACCGACCTCGTCAACCAGATCGCCAACGAGGGGGAGGGGTCGCCGGCCGACGTGTTCTACTCGGTGAACGCCGGATCGCTCGGCGCGCTGGCCGACGAGGGACGCACGCAGGCGCTCCCCTCGGAGGTCACCGAGATGGTCCGGTCGGAGTTCCGCACCGAGCAGTGGATCGGCACGTCCGGTCGCGCCCGCACCGTTCCGTACAACACCGAGGAGTTCTCCGACGACGACCTGCCGGACGACGTGATGGCGTACCCCGAGGAGTTCGACGGAAGCCTCGGCTGGGCTCCCTCGTACGGGTCCTGCCAAGCGTTCGTCACGGCGATGCGACTCATCGAGGGCCCGGAGGCGACGCGCGACTGGCTGGAGTCGATCGTCGAGTCCGGGATCAGCAGCTACCCCGACGAGTTCGCGGCCTGTCAGGCGATCGCCGACGGCGAGATCGACGCGGCGTTCACGAACCACTACTACACCCAGCGCGTCCTCGACGGCAACCCGAACGCGTCGATCGGCACCGCGTTCACGAGCGGCGACGCCGGCGCGGTGTTCAACGTCGCCGGCGCCGCGGTCATCGACACCGCCGCCGACGGGACCCTCGCCGGGAACTTCGTCCGTCACCTGCTGTCGGCCGAGGCGCAGGACTACTTCGCCCGGACGACGTTCGAGTACCCCCTCATCCCCGAGGTGGAGCCGATCGGGGACCTGCCCACGATCGACGAGCTCGACGTCCCCGACATCGATCTGACGCAGCTGTCCGACCTCGAACCGACGATCGACCTCATGCGCGAGGCCGGCGTCGAGGTGTAG
- a CDS encoding alpha-1 4-glucan-protein synthase — protein sequence MEGRREAAASGDICVIVPTIREYECLRAYVANAREHGFDVSRLHFVLVTEDFCDVEEMRAMLDDLDVSGEVFDGSRREEWYEANDVAEYGHVVPAASHAETSFGLLYMWADNAFEYGLFIDDDTLPHDDEDYFGRHMENLAFEGAVESVSSDEQWVNVLYQNADEHGLYPRGYPYSAMDETVETGTAEVESGEVVASQGLWTNVPDLDAVRILMDGDLEGQAQTRTTADDFGGDFVAARGNYLTVCSMNLAFRREVIPAFYQMPMDDNEWDVGRFDDIWSGVFLKRACDVLGKRIYNGRPLCEHNKAARSTFDDLANEVAGLELNEHVWEVIDEEGADADSFAAAFAEMADALAEGDFSEWNNGAFLNHCGEYMRDWLDCLDAIQRTPAPADD from the coding sequence ATGGAAGGACGCCGCGAAGCAGCCGCGAGCGGGGACATCTGCGTGATCGTCCCCACGATCCGGGAGTACGAGTGCCTCCGCGCGTACGTCGCGAACGCCCGCGAGCACGGGTTCGACGTCTCCCGGCTCCACTTCGTGCTCGTCACCGAGGACTTCTGCGACGTCGAGGAGATGCGCGCCATGCTCGACGACCTCGACGTCTCCGGCGAGGTGTTCGACGGCTCCCGCCGCGAGGAGTGGTACGAGGCCAACGACGTCGCGGAGTACGGCCACGTCGTCCCGGCCGCGAGCCACGCCGAGACGAGCTTCGGGCTGTTGTACATGTGGGCCGACAACGCCTTCGAGTACGGCCTGTTCATCGACGACGACACGCTCCCGCACGACGACGAGGACTACTTCGGCCGCCACATGGAGAACCTCGCGTTCGAGGGGGCAGTCGAGTCGGTGAGCTCCGACGAGCAGTGGGTGAACGTGCTCTATCAGAACGCCGACGAGCACGGGCTCTACCCCCGCGGCTACCCGTACTCGGCGATGGACGAGACGGTCGAGACGGGGACCGCCGAGGTCGAGTCCGGCGAGGTCGTCGCCTCGCAGGGGTTGTGGACGAACGTCCCCGACCTCGACGCGGTCCGGATCCTGATGGACGGCGACCTGGAGGGACAGGCGCAGACCCGGACGACCGCCGACGACTTCGGCGGCGACTTCGTCGCCGCGCGCGGCAACTACCTCACCGTCTGCTCGATGAACCTCGCGTTCCGCCGCGAGGTGATCCCCGCCTTCTACCAGATGCCGATGGACGACAACGAGTGGGACGTGGGTCGCTTCGACGACATCTGGTCGGGCGTCTTCCTCAAGCGCGCCTGCGACGTGCTCGGAAAGCGGATTTACAACGGCCGTCCGCTGTGCGAGCACAACAAGGCCGCGCGCTCGACGTTCGACGACCTCGCGAACGAGGTGGCCGGACTGGAGCTGAACGAACACGTCTGGGAAGTCATCGACGAGGAGGGGGCCGACGCCGACTCGTTCGCGGCGGCGTTCGCGGAGATGGCCGACGCGCTCGCGGAGGGGGACTTCTCCGAGTGGAACAACGGCGCGTTTCTCAACCACTGCGGCGAGTACATGCGCGACTGGCTCGACTGCCTCGACGCGATTCAGCGTACGCCGGCGCCCGCGGACGACTGA
- a CDS encoding lysylphosphatidylglycerol synthase transmembrane domain-containing protein encodes MTGAGLRARLRAGLSRGRLTAFGTLLVLGVGAAILARSLDAGAVVAAVTAADPTLLAVAFGAYLLSWPLRGRRYGDVLAAMGRRCRTDFLTATVFASQTANLVVPARAGDGVRAYLLKERRDVPYPTGVASLAVERAFDLVAIGALGGVALALLFLTGRSPGSGESVGAVAPSTALAAAAGIAAVAAVLSVATVAVARSDRRFGSALRARVSGSRLAGLVDAAVRFGASVRVVAADPRRLGAVFLWSIAVWALDVLTAVLVLAALLGGVGGPVPATTLLVVGTLAVSVGNLAKVLPLSQGGIGLYEAAFTGLVVSATGLPVETALAAAILDHALKNAVTLAGGGLAALALGLSPAAGPAGDGEPTPSVQADGGSVVGESGTEGAAGPDVESTGDAASNATDESGSSHPGPSDF; translated from the coding sequence ATGACGGGGGCCGGCCTCCGGGCGCGCCTCCGCGCCGGGCTCTCGCGCGGGCGACTCACCGCCTTCGGGACGCTCCTCGTCCTCGGAGTCGGCGCGGCGATCCTCGCCCGGAGTCTCGACGCGGGCGCGGTCGTCGCGGCCGTGACGGCGGCCGATCCGACGCTCCTCGCCGTCGCGTTCGGCGCCTACCTGCTCTCGTGGCCGCTCAGGGGGCGACGGTACGGCGACGTGCTCGCGGCGATGGGCCGGCGCTGCCGGACCGATTTCCTCACCGCGACCGTGTTCGCCAGCCAGACCGCGAACCTCGTCGTCCCCGCCCGCGCCGGCGACGGCGTCCGCGCGTACCTGCTCAAGGAGCGCCGGGACGTGCCGTACCCGACCGGCGTCGCCTCGCTGGCCGTCGAGCGGGCGTTCGACCTCGTGGCGATCGGCGCCCTCGGGGGCGTCGCGCTCGCGCTCCTGTTCCTGACCGGTCGGTCGCCCGGCTCGGGCGAGTCCGTCGGCGCCGTCGCGCCGTCGACCGCGCTCGCGGCCGCCGCCGGCATCGCCGCCGTCGCCGCGGTGCTCTCGGTCGCGACCGTCGCGGTCGCCCGGAGCGACCGGCGGTTCGGGTCCGCGCTCCGCGCCCGCGTATCCGGATCGCGACTCGCGGGGCTCGTCGACGCCGCCGTCCGGTTCGGCGCGTCCGTCCGCGTCGTCGCCGCCGACCCCCGGCGCCTCGGCGCGGTGTTCCTCTGGAGTATCGCCGTCTGGGCGCTGGACGTTCTCACGGCGGTGCTCGTGCTCGCCGCGCTTCTGGGGGGCGTCGGTGGGCCGGTCCCGGCGACGACGCTGCTCGTCGTCGGGACGCTCGCGGTCAGCGTCGGCAACCTCGCGAAGGTGCTCCCGCTCTCGCAGGGCGGGATCGGGCTGTACGAGGCGGCGTTCACCGGTCTCGTCGTGAGCGCGACCGGGCTGCCGGTCGAGACCGCGCTCGCGGCGGCGATCCTCGACCACGCGCTGAAGAACGCCGTCACGCTCGCGGGCGGCGGCCTCGCCGCGCTCGCGCTCGGCCTCTCGCCCGCGGCCGGCCCGGCGGGAGACGGGGAGCCGACGCCCTCGGTGCAGGCCGACGGGGGGAGCGTCGTCGGGGAGTCCGGGACGGAAGGCGCCGCCGGCCCCGACGTGGAGAGCACCGGCGACGCGGCGTCGAACGCGACCGATGAGAGCGGGTCGTCGCATCCCGGACCGTCAGATTTTTAG
- a CDS encoding rhomboid family intramembrane serine protease, which produces MRATLETLAIATLVGAVQAALRVVGLAGLFALATPLSVAPWTVVTSVYAHGSIGHLLANALALLLVGPLVERRTTRARFHAFVVTTGGLAGIAQVTVGGLVGPPTAVLGLSGAVFALGGYLLAGNVVTATLFDRLRLPPRAQFALFGLAAVALTATTAAPGVALIAHAVGAFCGLLAGRVGLLDVR; this is translated from the coding sequence ATGCGCGCCACCCTCGAAACGCTCGCGATCGCGACGCTCGTCGGGGCCGTGCAGGCGGCGCTACGCGTCGTCGGGCTTGCAGGGCTCTTCGCGCTCGCGACGCCGCTGTCCGTCGCGCCTTGGACGGTCGTCACCAGCGTGTACGCGCACGGGTCGATCGGTCACCTGCTGGCGAACGCGCTCGCGCTCCTCCTCGTCGGCCCGCTCGTCGAGCGCCGGACGACGCGAGCGCGGTTCCACGCGTTCGTGGTGACGACCGGGGGACTGGCCGGGATCGCGCAGGTGACGGTCGGCGGGCTGGTCGGTCCGCCGACGGCGGTGCTGGGACTGAGCGGCGCCGTGTTCGCGCTCGGCGGCTACCTGCTCGCGGGCAACGTCGTGACCGCGACGCTGTTCGACCGGCTGCGGCTCCCGCCGCGCGCGCAGTTCGCGCTGTTCGGGCTCGCCGCCGTCGCGCTCACCGCGACGACCGCGGCGCCCGGCGTCGCGCTGATCGCCCACGCCGTCGGCGCGTTCTGCGGCCTCCTCGCTGGACGGGTCGGGCTGCTCGACGTTCGGTAA
- the rpsJ gene encoding 30S ribosomal protein S10 — protein sequence MQQARVRLAGTSPEDLDDICDDVREIADSTGVALSGPIPLPTKTLEIPSRKSPDGEGTATWEHWEMRVHKRLIDIDADERALRQLMRVQVPNDVSIEIVLED from the coding sequence ATGCAGCAGGCACGCGTCCGCCTCGCCGGCACGAGCCCCGAGGACCTCGACGACATCTGCGACGACGTCCGCGAGATCGCGGACTCGACGGGGGTCGCCCTGTCGGGCCCGATCCCGCTGCCGACGAAGACGCTCGAGATCCCGTCGCGAAAGTCCCCGGACGGTGAGGGGACGGCGACGTGGGAGCACTGGGAGATGCGCGTTCACAAGCGTCTGATCGACATCGACGCCGACGAGCGCGCGCTCCGCCAGCTCATGCGCGTCCAAGTGCCGAACGACGTCAGCATCGAGATCGTTCTCGAAGACTAA